The stretch of DNA AGTTTTCATGGATATTCCTCCTTAATTAAATTAATTAAACTATTATTAAATATAAATGAAAATAGGTAGAAAAAATAAAATAGTATTTAAACTTTATTAACCTTTATTTATTAAACTTTTATTGCAATATATTTCTATATTTAATTTTCTATAACCTCAGAGGTAGGTTTTATTTTAACCAGTATATAATCTTTCATTTCAGATTTCGAGATATAGGCTATATCTTTTAATAGGTATTTTCCAACTTTAACATTTTCTATTTTTTCATGATATGTATCGTAATTTAGTTTTATTCTTAGACCATCTAATTGGGTTACAATAGGCATTGGAGAAAGTATATTAAATATTTCATCAACTTGTTTTTCCAACTCATCCTTCAACACAACAGGTGGTATTATGGGTGGGTCATAGGAGAGCTCCTCTCTTTTTCTATCTATCAATCTTGTAATTTCATTCACCATCTTTTTTAATGCCTGTCTCTCTTCACTATGTCTTAACCTATGAGCTCTTCTTCCTAAGTTCCCCACATATGGATAAGGTATACCCAATGTTTCAGGACCTCCCGTTATTACAACAGGAATATCCACCTCAAATAAGTGGGTTTTATCCAATAAACAACTTTCAAAATTTCCCATGACATAAACAGCAATGTCATGTTCTTCAATTAATCTTTTTTCTTTTTCTTTTATTAAACTAATATCTTTTCCTGCACCATGAGATAATCCTATCATATTTGGTTTTGCTCCAAACCTTCTGACGAACTCTGAAATATCACATGCCGTATGTGGTAAATGATGTCTCGATAAACTAGGAGCTACTATTGCAATTTCTGTTCCAGCGAGAGGAGTTTCAACGACCTTTCCCTTATACTTTTTGGATTCTATTTTAAAGTTTTCTATTTCATTTTGTGGCAATGCAATTGTCATATATACATCCAACTGCATAACATGTTCCTGTATTATAAATCCTCCCACATCCTCAATCCATTCTTTAAGTATATTATTTTTATAAACTCCACCTTCGTATCTAATAATTTCATACATTTTTCCACCAAAGTATTATTTAGATTATATATTTAGCTACGGTTTATATTTTTTGTTATTTTTAATTATTTTTTGTTTTATACTATATTTTATGTTATATCTCATGTCATATTTTTATTATCCCAATATTAAATATAAAAAACTTCTAAATCATAATATAAATTTTTATTATTTAGAAATCAGAACGAACAGTAATAGTTCCAAAAGTCTTTTTACTATCCCTAAATGATGTTACATCAGTTATAATTCTTTGAATTGCTGACCTCTCATCAATAAGTGTTATATGATCCACCATTATAATTTCTTCGAAGTCGTATTTATCCATGGTTTTTAAAATTTTATCAATGATATTCATTTGAAGGATATTTATTGATTTGGTTGTTAGAGAGATATGGTCTATACAATCATCTTTTTTCATTATTTTAGCCAGAGGTTCCCAATCTTTCGTTAGTATCTCTATATAATAGTCTTTTTCAGATACAACATAATCCTTTGCACCAAGCAGCACTATTAAATCATCTGTAAGTTTTTTTAATTTTGAGTTCTTATCTCTGTCATAAAAATAAAAATTTGTTATTCTTGAACATTCTTGGATTTTTGAAGTTTTCTCCCCATATACTAAGTATGTTTTTACAATATCCCCCTTGGTTACAATACCCATAAGATTTCCATTGCTATCCACTACTAAAAGCCTTCCAATGTCATTTTTAGCCATTATTTTTTGAGATTCTGATGCAGAAGTTTCAGGAGATATTAATATGAGCTCCTCTTTTGGAGTCATTATATCCTTAATGGTTTTTTGTTTTTCTTTTCTAAATCTTTAAATGTAACAACACCTACCAATTTTCCATTTTCATCTACAACAGGATATCCCATATGTCTATATTTCTCAATAAAATCTTTTAATTTAGTTATATTGTCATTTTTACTGATTGTAATAATATTTTTAGTCATAATGTCCTTTACAGGTATCTTTTCTAAAATTCTTAAATCATAAAGTTTTATTAAGTCCTCTTCTGCTTCTTTTACAAAGATATTAATATTGTCAAATATGTGGGATAGTGAATTCTGCTCCAATCCGATATTATATACTCTTTCTACTGTTGAAAGTTTCTTAAACAACATATTAACCACCGATTTTGTAAAAATAATTAATCCTCCCAATTATGTAAAATAATATGGTAATATTAATATTTAAATTTAGTTATATTGATGATAAATAATAAAAATATATTTGCATAATGAATGTATAATAAGGTAAATATATAAATACACATAATAATCAATTAGATATAGCTATTAAAAATTATCGAAATAATATGAATAATGTGTATTAAAAAATAAAAAAATAAAAATAGAATAAATATGAGGCAATTTTAAAATTATTCTTAATTTTAACTAAAATAAATAATTATAATCCATATTAATAAGAATTAATATAAATATTAAATATAAAATTAATATATATAATTATTGCTTTTTTAGGGATTTCCATAAAAAATATGCTGAACCTCCCCACAGCGTTATTGCACCAAATAGGAACATCACTATTGCAGAGATATTCATATAATCACCTTTTTATTTTTTTATGAATTCATCCCATGATTCTATTTTTTTACTCCATGAAACTTTTGAGAGTATAATGGATATTAAGAATCCTATTCCTACAATAGAAGCTCCAATATCTAAATATTTCCAAGGGTATCCGCCGTATGGTGCTTTTAATAAGTTCATAATATCTAAACCTATAATGGCTATTAATAATAATGGTGTTAAAACACCCACAAATAATTTCCAATATTTACCTAATTTTATATCTGAAAGGTTATTTAAATAATTTAATAATTTATCACCTTTAAATACCCATAATGCCACTAAGG from Methanothermococcus okinawensis IH1 encodes:
- a CDS encoding methanogenesis marker 7 protein, encoding MYEIIRYEGGVYKNNILKEWIEDVGGFIIQEHVMQLDVYMTIALPQNEIENFKIESKKYKGKVVETPLAGTEIAIVAPSLSRHHLPHTACDISEFVRRFGAKPNMIGLSHGAGKDISLIKEKEKRLIEEHDIAVYVMGNFESCLLDKTHLFEVDIPVVITGGPETLGIPYPYVGNLGRRAHRLRHSEERQALKKMVNEITRLIDRKREELSYDPPIIPPVVLKDELEKQVDEIFNILSPMPIVTQLDGLRIKLNYDTYHEKIENVKVGKYLLKDIAYISKSEMKDYILVKIKPTSEVIEN
- a CDS encoding CBS domain-containing protein, whose amino-acid sequence is MTPKEELILISPETSASESQKIMAKNDIGRLLVVDSNGNLMGIVTKGDIVKTYLVYGEKTSKIQECSRITNFYFYDRDKNSKLKKLTDDLIVLLGAKDYVVSEKDYYIEILTKDWEPLAKIMKKDDCIDHISLTTKSINILQMNIIDKILKTMDKYDFEEIIMVDHITLIDERSAIQRIITDVTSFRDSKKTFGTITVRSDF
- a CDS encoding CBS domain-containing protein, with amino-acid sequence MLFKKLSTVERVYNIGLEQNSLSHIFDNINIFVKEAEEDLIKLYDLRILEKIPVKDIMTKNIITISKNDNITKLKDFIEKYRHMGYPVVDENGKLVGVVTFKDLEKKNKKPLRI
- a CDS encoding MetS family NSS transporter small subunit, whose product is MNISAIVMFLFGAITLWGGSAYFLWKSLKKQ